The Longimicrobiaceae bacterium genome contains a region encoding:
- a CDS encoding NAD(+)/NADH kinase gives VVPSLDLMLTLGGDGTLLRGARIVAHARVPVLGINLGHLGFLTSAAPEELERALQLWFAGDFELDERMALAVRFTREGGEEGGEYLALNDAVLHKGGVARVIRLVVRARHEEVGTYSSDGIILATPTGSTAYSLSAGGPIISPLVDCIIATPICPHTLAVRPLVLPADETITVEALSPADELILTIDGQEDLRLAPGEKVTVSCAPNRVRLVRFAGQTFFSTLRRKLRWGDLVERER, from the coding sequence GGTGGTGCCCTCGCTGGACCTCATGCTCACCCTGGGCGGCGACGGCACCCTGCTGCGCGGCGCGCGCATCGTGGCGCACGCGCGGGTCCCCGTGCTCGGCATCAATCTGGGGCACCTGGGCTTCCTCACCTCGGCGGCGCCCGAGGAGCTGGAGCGGGCCCTGCAGCTCTGGTTCGCGGGCGACTTCGAGCTCGACGAGCGCATGGCGCTGGCGGTGCGCTTCACCCGCGAGGGGGGCGAGGAGGGGGGCGAGTACCTGGCGCTGAACGACGCCGTGCTGCACAAGGGCGGCGTGGCGCGCGTGATCCGCCTGGTGGTCCGCGCCCGCCACGAGGAGGTAGGCACCTACAGTTCCGACGGCATCATCCTGGCGACGCCCACGGGCTCCACCGCGTACTCGCTGAGCGCGGGCGGACCCATCATCTCGCCGCTGGTGGACTGCATCATCGCCACGCCCATCTGCCCGCACACCCTCGCCGTGCGCCCCCTCGTCCTCCCCGCGGACGAGACGATCACGGTGGAGGCGCTTTCGCCCGCGGACGAGCTGATCCTGACCATCGACGGGCAGGAAGACCTGCGCCTCGCGCCCGGTGAGAAGGTCACGGTGAGCTGCGCGCCCAACCGCGTGCGCCTCGTCCGCTTCGCCGGCCAGACCTTCTTCTCCACCCTCCGCCGGAAGCTCCGCTGGGGTGACCTGGTGGAGCGGGAGCGGTAG
- a CDS encoding metallopeptidase family protein, giving the protein MAKAISFMEFRRRAQAVFDQVPDEYRRGVDELVVERQAVPDPELEDVYTLGECATGEHDPDPESARTLRSFVVLYYGSFVALSRLDDAWDWDEEIWETITHEIRHHRETAAGEDALEDVDYADDQSFLRREGKPFDPHFYRSGEPAGPAAWEVARELFVERRLTDAEFAALSDVRVAWEGGEVRISRPAELGDVHFVEVDGAEVDGVPVTVVLVRKRGAWETLRGLFSPREPKVLESRADALPLPVDG; this is encoded by the coding sequence GTGGCGAAGGCGATCAGCTTCATGGAGTTCCGCAGGCGGGCGCAGGCGGTGTTCGACCAGGTTCCGGACGAGTACCGGCGCGGCGTGGACGAGCTGGTGGTGGAGCGCCAAGCGGTGCCCGATCCCGAGCTGGAGGACGTGTACACGCTCGGCGAGTGCGCGACCGGCGAGCACGACCCCGACCCGGAGTCCGCGCGGACGCTGCGCTCTTTCGTGGTGCTCTACTACGGCTCGTTCGTCGCCCTCTCCCGGCTGGACGACGCGTGGGACTGGGACGAGGAGATCTGGGAGACCATCACCCACGAGATCCGCCACCACCGCGAGACCGCCGCGGGCGAGGACGCGCTGGAAGACGTGGACTATGCCGACGACCAGAGCTTCCTGCGGCGCGAGGGCAAGCCGTTCGACCCGCACTTCTACCGCTCCGGCGAGCCCGCCGGCCCCGCCGCGTGGGAGGTCGCGCGCGAGCTGTTCGTGGAGCGCCGGCTGACGGACGCGGAGTTCGCCGCTCTCTCGGACGTCCGCGTGGCGTGGGAGGGCGGGGAAGTGCGCATCTCCCGTCCCGCCGAGCTGGGCGACGTGCACTTCGTGGAGGTGGATGGAGCGGAGGTCGACGGCGTGCCCGTGACGGTCGTTCTCGTCCGCAAGCGCGGCGCGTGGGAGACGCTGCGCGGTCTGTTCTCGCCGCGCGAGCCGAAGGTGCTGGAAAGCCGGGCGGACGCGCTGCCGCTTCCGGTCGACGGCTAA